Genomic DNA from Paenibacillus donghaensis:
TTTTCATAATGTGGCTGGAAATGCAAGCTCTGAATACGAAAATCCGGCTGCAGCTGGAAATGCAGCACGGGGCAAGTTAAGATAAGATGAAATTGAATCTAAGGAGTGATCTGCTCGTGCAGCGAACATTTATGGCCTGGGGAGCTCTGCTCGCTATGCTGGCCGTGGCGATCGGCGCATTCGGCGCACATCTGCTGGAGCCGGTAATCAGCGCCGATTATATGGAAGTATATAAGACCGGTGTGCAATATCATATGATGCATGCGCTGGGCTTGATTCTGATTGCCCTTGTTGCCGGCCAGTGGGGGGAGCGGCCGCGTCTCCGCTGGGCGGGACGGCTGCTGACAGCAGGCATTCTGCTCTTCTCGGGCAGCTTGTATGTGCTGAGCATCAGCGGCATCAAGGTGCTGGGTGCCATTACTCCGCTTGGCGGCATATGCTTTATCGCCGGCTGGATCTGTCTGGCCTTGGAGGCGCTCTCGCATAGAGAGAAATCCTAAGAGCCTCAGTTGGCCTCTGCATGATAATAACCCTGTATCCGCTTTAAGGATACAGGGTTATTGGCGCTCAGTGCTGCCCAGCTAGCTGCATGGAGTCAGTTGAATTCGTCGATCTCATTCAGATTAAAGGTATAGACTTGCTTCTCATCTACGTGATATACGCTTAGGGAGTTGGCGGCCTCATCGAAATTCAGAATCCGGCAGGGCATCGATACCTGCTTGCCATGGCGGTTGGCTCTCAGGCGAACCAATTGATTGCTCTGGATATACTGGCGGATCTTGCCATAGGCATCGGCGGGTGTTTCGTGAATAGAAGGTTTGGCCGCAGCTTCAGGCAGCTTGGGGTCCTCCTTGGCAACCGGCTTGTGCGCCATCTTCAGGTTGGCAGGAACAGGTGTCTCTTGATTCAAAGCTATCTTGGCGGAACGCAGCAAGGTGTCTATCGTTCTTCCCATATCCAAACCTGAATTAATGTTGAAGTCTGTAACTGCACTGCTGCTGTTCAACATCTCCAGTAAATATTGTAAGGCGAGCGGGTTCGTACGGGCATCAATAAGGATGTCGAGGTTAAATAGATGATTGCCGTCAGTATGTTGTAATTTCTTGTTCATAAATCCCCCAGCTTATCGTTAAGAACGATACTATAAATATAGTAATAAAGTATATAAACTATATCATTAAACCACTGAGAATCATATACCTGACCTAGTGGGAATTAGGTCCTTGGAACTGTTTTATTTTGTCAAGGAACAGGTCTTCTGTCCACACGCGGTTTGTGCAGGAAGCATACATATACAGCGTGGATTGACAAAAACGGAGGTGTTGTCATTGGTTACCATAGAGCCAATTGTTATAGGTGAACATACGGTGATCGGCGTAGAGGTTAAGCTGCCCAAAACCACGCTGCTGTCTATCAGCACAAGCCGAGGCTACATCATGTGCGGCGCCTTGGATATTGGACTGCTTAATGAGAAGCTCGGCGACCGGCAGATTATTGCTGCGCGTGCGGTAGGCGTGCGCACCTTACCCGAGCTGCTGGCAGCACCGCTGGAGTCGGTAACGCTTGAAGCAGAGTCGCTGGGTATTGTGCCGGGCATGATTGGTGCGGAAGCGCTGCTGCGGATGCTGTGAGCCAACATTGTCACAGGAAGGTATTTCAGCTTGAAGGGGGTGTCTTCCTAAGCCGTTCGGCTTGGGGGGAAGCCCTTTATTTCTGAAACGCTGCGGTACAGGAGTTCTCGGTGTATAAGTCAACTCCTCTTGGCTCATTCTACATAAACAGGTTCAAGGATGAATCTCCTGGGCAGTTTGTTTCGTCTGAAGTGGGGAAGGGTAAATGGTGTATAGACAACTGCAAGGCCGGATTATGGTACAAGCAGCCGGCTAAAATTTAGGAATAAGGAAGGGATCATACCATGGCTAAAGCATCGAACAAAGTAAACACCGCATCACTGGAGCAGATTCTGAACACTCAGGTAGCGAACTTGAACGTACTCTACGTTAAGCTTCACAACTATCACTGGTACGTCAAGGGAGAGCAATTTTTCTCACTTCATGTGAAGTTTGAAGAACTATACGATGAGGTTACGCTCAAAATGGATGAGGTCGCCGAACGTTTGCTCAGCATCAAGGGAAGCCCTGCAGCGACCATGAAGGAATACCTGGAGCTTGCGACCATCCAGGAAGCCACAGGCAAAGAGGACACTCATGGTATGGTGCAGACCCTGATCGAGGACTTTGCAACCGTGGTTGAGGAGCTGGCAGAAGGCATCGAAGCCGCTGAGCAGGTTTCCGACCAGCCTACAGCGGATATGTTCATCAAGATCCGCAGTGATCTGGAGAAGCACCAATGGATGCTGCGCTCCTTCCTGGGCTGATCGAATCGACATCTCATGATCTAATGCCTTAATGAAATCATGTAATTTCTTGTCTGTTAATATCATAAGGCCTCCTGCGGGAGGCTTTATTTGTTTATATTGACGGACCTCTTGCGTTGTGGAAAAGTGAAAATCGATATTTGTAAAAAAACAGGCTTTGTTATAAAATTGATGAGAATCATTGATAATCATTCCATTTCACATTATAATAATTATAATGTGATATAAAATCTAATTGTGCTGGCAACAGGGATACCCTGTGCAACATACAGCTTTCTGATTTCGCAAATCGATCAATGGAGGGAATACTAATTATGGCCGCAGATTTTGTCATTGAGGGACTGAAAGCATCAATAGAAGGTAAAGAAATTCTGAAGGGGATCAACCTGAAGATGAAGGGTGGCGAAATTCATGCCATCATGGGACCTAACGGTACGGGTAAAAGTACGCTGGCTTCCGCATTAATGGGACATCCGAAATATGAAGTTACCGAAGGGACCGCTACACTTGAAGGCGAAGATCTGCTTGAAATGGCTGTAGATGAGCGTGCACGCGCCGGTCTGTTCCTGGCGATGCAATATCCAAGTGAAATCTCGGGTGTTACCAATTCCGACTTCCTGCGCAGTGCCATTAATTCCCGCCGTGAAGAGGGCAGTGAAATTTCACTGATCCGTTTCATCCGGCAGATGGAAGCTAAGATGAAGGAACTGGATATGAATCCCGAATTCCTGCACCGTTACCTGAATGAAGGTTTCTCCGGCGGGGAGAAGAAACGGAACGAAATTCTGCAAATGATGATGCTCGATCCCAAAATCGTCATCCTGGACGAAATTGACTCCGGTCTGGATATCGATGCTTTGAAAATTGTTGCCGATGGTGTGAACTCCATGCGTAGCGAAGACCGCGGCTTCCTGGTTATCACTCACTATCAGCGTTTGCTTGACTACATCACACCAGATTATGTGCACGTTATGATGCAGGGGCGGATTGTGAAATCCGGCGGACCTGAACTGGCGCGCCGCCTTGAGGCCGATGGTTATGAATGGATTAAGGAAGAACTGGGCATCGAAGATGAAACTGTAGGAAACGAAGCGTAAGACGAGCCGGAAGGAGGAGACCACTTATGACGACAGAAACCATTCTTCCAGTGGACGCTGCGCGCTTAAGCGAATTATCGCAGGCAAACAGCGAACCGGGCTGGCTGCAGGACAGCCGCCTGAAGGCACTGGAATTGGCAGCAGAACTTGCATTGCCAAGGCTGGAGAAGACACGGATCGACCGCTGGGATCTTAGCAAATACGGCAGCTATAAGACTGTTCAGGCACTACAGAGCCTGGAAGAAGCTCCGGCTTCTGTAGCAGCACTGGTCAAAGACCAGGAGCAGGGCAGCCTGATCATTCAGCGCAACTCGGGAACCGTTTATGTACGGCTGGCACCGGAGCTTGCAGCACAGGGCGTTATTTTCACCGATTTGCAGACTGCGGTCAAGGAACATGGCGAACTGGTGCGGCGCTATCTGCATCAAGCCGTTAAGCCGGATGAGCATTCCCTTGCCGCGCTGCATGCAGCGCTGTGGAACGGAGGCGTATTCCTGTACGTTCCGAAGAATGTGATTGTGGATACACCGGTTCAGGCCATTCTGCTGACCGATGATGCCGAAGCTGCTTTTGTACCGCATATTCTGGTTGTAGCCGACGCGAACAGCTCCGTGACCTATGTAGACAACTATGTCTCCGACAAATCGGAAGCCGGGCTGCACAACGGTGCGGTTGAAGTATTT
This window encodes:
- a CDS encoding DUF423 domain-containing protein, which produces MQRTFMAWGALLAMLAVAIGAFGAHLLEPVISADYMEVYKTGVQYHMMHALGLILIALVAGQWGERPRLRWAGRLLTAGILLFSGSLYVLSISGIKVLGAITPLGGICFIAGWICLALEALSHREKS
- a CDS encoding YunC family protein, producing MVTIEPIVIGEHTVIGVEVKLPKTTLLSISTSRGYIMCGALDIGLLNEKLGDRQIIAARAVGVRTLPELLAAPLESVTLEAESLGIVPGMIGAEALLRML
- a CDS encoding Dps family protein, with the protein product MAKASNKVNTASLEQILNTQVANLNVLYVKLHNYHWYVKGEQFFSLHVKFEELYDEVTLKMDEVAERLLSIKGSPAATMKEYLELATIQEATGKEDTHGMVQTLIEDFATVVEELAEGIEAAEQVSDQPTADMFIKIRSDLEKHQWMLRSFLG
- the sufC gene encoding Fe-S cluster assembly ATPase SufC; its protein translation is MAADFVIEGLKASIEGKEILKGINLKMKGGEIHAIMGPNGTGKSTLASALMGHPKYEVTEGTATLEGEDLLEMAVDERARAGLFLAMQYPSEISGVTNSDFLRSAINSRREEGSEISLIRFIRQMEAKMKELDMNPEFLHRYLNEGFSGGEKKRNEILQMMMLDPKIVILDEIDSGLDIDALKIVADGVNSMRSEDRGFLVITHYQRLLDYITPDYVHVMMQGRIVKSGGPELARRLEADGYEWIKEELGIEDETVGNEA
- the sufD gene encoding Fe-S cluster assembly protein SufD translates to MTTETILPVDAARLSELSQANSEPGWLQDSRLKALELAAELALPRLEKTRIDRWDLSKYGSYKTVQALQSLEEAPASVAALVKDQEQGSLIIQRNSGTVYVRLAPELAAQGVIFTDLQTAVKEHGELVRRYLHQAVKPDEHSLAALHAALWNGGVFLYVPKNVIVDTPVQAILLTDDAEAAFVPHILVVADANSSVTYVDNYVSDKSEAGLHNGAVEVFVGAGAKVQYASVHQLGADTTDVTYRRAVVENDGSIEWIVGEMNYGDTVSDTKSILKGNGSSSNAKVIAVGSGAQKLNYTTQAQHFGRNTPSDMITRAVMRDSATSIINGITKIEKGATRADGQQTEKVLMLSPKARGDANPILLIDEDDVTAGHAASVGRVNEEQVYYLMSRGISKHDAETLVIYGFLAPVVSQIPLEGLRNQLQSLVERKLGQ